A stretch of DNA from Candidatus Cloacimonadota bacterium:
CAGAGCAGTATGGCGAGAATTGGAAAGGCAATGCGGAGCTGGTTTCCTTTGATGGTAAATACAAAGTGGAAGTCCGCAACCGAGAGAGAATTGAATTTGATGAGAAGCTGCAGGTAGCCAAGCAGAAAATTGATGAATGCCTCAAACGCTGGACAGAGGATTCCAACGTAAACCTGCAAGCTGTGATCAATGAAGCTTTCCAAGTAGATAAAAAAGGCGAGATAGCCAAACACAGAATCCTCGCCCTGAGAAAATACAACATCAAAGACAAAAACTGGAAACAGGCAATGGACATTATTGATGAAGCGATTCAGGTGACTTCCACCAAGCAGTATATAGCCTTCTACAAACGCAAATCACCTAACAAGCCATTTGAGCTGATCTCACTGAATTTCAGCGCAATATAGCTGTTAAGGGAAAATAATAATGAACTCCGAGTTTCCGGAGTGTTTCTCTTTGCGCTAAGGGAATATCATTGGCATACGTGGGCATCACTGTT
This window harbors:
- a CDS encoding DUF3164 family protein, producing MARKEKVLKDASGREYPAKILDPQIVKRDTLVSRVMSRAERLHDKITYEKQKLAADIDKYLQKTAEQYGENWKGNAELVSFDGKYKVEVRNRERIEFDEKLQVAKQKIDECLKRWTEDSNVNLQAVINEAFQVDKKGEIAKHRILALRKYNIKDKNWKQAMDIIDEAIQVTSTKQYIAFYKRKSPNKPFELISLNFSAI